The genomic segment TGAAGTAAGTATCCAAACTGAATCAAATACAGTCTATTTTAAACCTGTTTGACTTTAAAgaatcatttcaaaacttttcccACATCTGTCctgtacattttcagctgaaaaataaatgtattaggTACTAAATACATGAAATTCAACATGGCGACGCCTTTATGCGTAGTTTGCAGTAccccattttcagttttactttccAAAACCAAACACCAGTCGTAACTAGTGGAAACTCTGATGTTCCAGTTGAGTATAACTGGGACAAAGAATATTGGGCCTTGAGGATTGACTTTGGATACCACTGCTTTAGCTAAAGCCACAGTTTGCAAAGAAATCCCTAATGATCAAAAGAACCTCATGGTACAAAGTTATTATTAAGGAGAATTATTCAACATTTCCGTGGCATTGTATATATGCTACACCATAAGAAAGGGAACACCTGTtataaatggggaaaaaaaattagagcATGGGGACAATACGAAGACTGGACATTTCTTCTAAATAGCTTATCCAAACTTGGTGATATTTTACCAAAACCTTTCAGGATAGTTTGTTTTGGACAGACCATTTCACCCCATTTCACTGTGCATATTCACTGTGAAATGGGGTGGAGGTTGCATCATGATCAAGGGTAATGCCCGAGCCAAAGTCCAGAACTATCActggtttgtttggttttcagttAAGCTGCACAGGATAAACATCAGAACATATGTGGAAGAAGTTTTCAAATGAGTTATTAgggtctgtttgtttttcccccctcataaAAACTTGGTATTTCAGCAGAATTgtgtacaattttaaaatagaatcaagtttaattattttttacatttatggtATTTAGGTTGCAAACCCACCAAATGACTTATCTAAACTGATAGTGGTAAAAGAAGAGCCATCagatgtggaaaacaaaaacaccgaACAAGACAGAACAAATGAAGCAAGTGagttttcagattgtttttgtttggttttgctaCATTATGTTGGTTTTGGggagtatttacatttttatctgctgtcaACAGGAAAGGATGCAATCATGGATACCCAAAAGGCTCCAAATGTGATGCAGCATCCTAAACCAAGTGCAGGACACCAGCAACCTCTGTTCATCAATAGCTTTATGAGTTCAAGCAGCCAGCAGCCTTGTGCTGACTCCAAGAGACAGGAGATGCAGTGGAATCCACAACTAACACCGGCTCACACTACACTGCAGGAAGGAAAACAAGTGGTTCAAAATGTTGCCTCGCAAAACATCTGTGCATCCAGGAATGTGAAGCTCCACAGTTTTAGGAACTCAACTGCGAAGAGGTTTGGCTGCATGCAGTGTGGCAAGGGTTTCAGATGCTTCAGCCAGCTTGAAATTCACCAGCGAagtcacacaggtgagaagccattCAGGTGCACGCTGTGTGGAAAGCGATATGCCCAAAAAGGCCACCTGTACACACACCAGCGCACACACACTGGGGAAAAGCCCTATCGATGCACTGTTTGTGGAAAGGGTTTTATTCAGAAGTGCACCCTTGATATGCAtcagcgcacacacacaggtgaaaaaccttttgtttgtgtCAGCTGTGGCAAGGGTTTCACAAAGAAGTGTAATCTGAAGAAACATCTGACTCTGCATCTAGATCCTGGCCTAAACGTCTATGGAGGCGAGTCATTTAGTGGAACAATTATACACGGAACCACATAAAATGACCATGGCTAACATATATTTCttcattctgattttaaatggctactggaaaataaagtttactttGCTTAAGATATGAATGTGTGTCTAAGTGCATATTTTGAACACATCACTGAAAGGTTTTCTGTGCAAAATATCTGAAACTGATGTTTcaacaagcaaatattttttttagtaatctGGTAAAGCCAATTCCTCCTGAGAACTTACAAGTGTATTAATCTGATACATTATGAAATCAACTGTGATTAACTCAGCTAGGAGAAAGTACTtcagatatataaaaaacactCCAGGAACTATTAAATCGCCATTAAAGCAGCTTATCTAGCAGACAGCCAATTTTAATAGatcattaaaatttgtttggctgaaaacacattaaaggtTTGAAGCTTAGGGGATTTTGTTTACTTAATATTGATCATACTCTTTATATTGTAGTTTTAGTGTGCTATAATAGATTAATTGGATCAAGCATTACCTTGTAAAAGGTGTGAATTTATTAGTAGCCTATCATCTCTGTGGGTCATTTTACACTCTGTTCAGATGCACCACAATAAATCAGAACATAAacgaaaagttttatttttgttgttgagatttaaaaaaggaaagtcATAGATAACCTAGATTTAATACACACAACATTTCAAGCTTTAGTTTGCTTTTCGGTTTAACTTAATATGTTACACTAAAGGTGGAAAACGTTTTTAAATTATCATTCAttgccttgtttttttcttatttttttgaatCCCAAAAACATGGTTGGATAGTCACTGTATACTGAAAATAACTTATTTGGCTATTACAAATAATCACCCCTAGATGGCAACAATTTCATATAATGTCTAGTTTCAAGTAAAGATCTAGTAACGTACATATCAAACATATTATATTATTCCCCCTCttctttcagaaatatttttgaaatagctCAACACCGATCATATatgtttaaattgtattaataaAGAAGCTTTATATAGCTTTTATTGTGCGTGGGTAATAAGTAATATAAAAAACGTGTGAAGGTGTGAAACAGGAGAAGTTCAGAGTGTATTTGAAAGATAACAAATAATGTAATATGTGATGATTTTGCAACCTTGGCCTTTACAgaacaaatatcttttttatgcattaattatacattaaagtatttttttgtattcatcAATGTTTTGAGAGATGTTTTATAACACTTATCTTCTCTGTCCTATGACATTTTCTATCCATATATTTTCAGCAAAAGCCTTATAAATCGAGTTGAGGCAGTAACACACGGCGTTGCCTTTACATACAGTATACATTGTGGGGCTTTCGCCTATAGATTTCCCATAATCCTTTGCGGTACAGCTGTATCACATATTTGATTATAGGAGCAGCGCTACTTCGGGGGGAGTAATCTTGCCGAAATTAGAAATACTCAGCTACTTTGGCGAGATGATGTGCGACAGCGCTAACAGGAGTTTTCGGACACAGCTGGCCGTCATCCTGGACAGGCTAACAAAGGCGGCTTTGGCTGAGATCAGCAGCCTGGCTGACGAATGCTCCTCCGTCCTTCACACTGAGATATCTCTGCATA from the Gambusia affinis linkage group LG19, SWU_Gaff_1.0, whole genome shotgun sequence genome contains:
- the LOC122821592 gene encoding zinc finger protein 614-like; this encodes MSTAFSFQTQLVSIMDALSKTAVMEISKLVEIESKMLKIEITRGRNEIASLTEKLQLMEKLLFMAQERRQDTAAAASYAGMRESPENKAFLASDNSNALHSSGTTTWENIQSSTEMDSLHQSDEHASPEVANPPNDLSKLIVVKEEPSDVENKNTEQDRTNEARKDAIMDTQKAPNVMQHPKPSAGHQQPLFINSFMSSSSQQPCADSKRQEMQWNPQLTPAHTTLQEGKQVVQNVASQNICASRNVKLHSFRNSTAKRFGCMQCGKGFRCFSQLEIHQRSHTGEKPFRCTLCGKRYAQKGHLYTHQRTHTGEKPYRCTVCGKGFIQKCTLDMHQRTHTGEKPFVCVSCGKGFTKKCNLKKHLTLHLDPGLNVYGGESFSGTIIHGTT